The Vallitalea longa genome includes a window with the following:
- a CDS encoding ROK family transcriptional regulator, whose product MIKKRASNIEVKKINRNKIFRYVNKYGRVSKPDISTQLGISMPTVLQNINELIKQGLVHEVGEFESTGGRKATAIAPVRESYYALGIDITQNHIGLVITDLSGDVLKHKRIYKPFSNDREYYKEMAEIALEFKNNEIDEDKKFLGVGISIPGIVDTRNKKIQFSHALNFSNIESERFSEFIPYPCILINDANAAGFAEMYHYDKCFNAVYLSLSNSVGGAIIVERQSYLSDSTIADKLYLGDNLRGGEFGHVTLIPNGNKCYCGKRGCFDVYCSAKTLSQYTDGKLEKFFREIELGNKNLLKIWENYISCLAIGINNLRMIFDCTIILGGYVGSYIEPYISRVKEEVAILNTFEMDASYIKPCRYKVEASALGAALQHIEAFLCTV is encoded by the coding sequence ATGATAAAAAAGAGAGCAAGTAATATTGAGGTCAAGAAAATTAATCGTAACAAAATCTTTAGATATGTCAATAAATATGGAAGGGTATCGAAACCTGATATATCAACCCAGTTGGGTATTAGTATGCCAACTGTTCTACAGAATATAAATGAATTGATAAAACAAGGTTTGGTACATGAAGTTGGTGAATTCGAATCGACGGGTGGTAGAAAAGCTACAGCTATCGCTCCAGTTAGAGAATCATATTATGCACTAGGTATTGATATTACGCAAAACCACATAGGACTCGTAATTACTGATTTATCAGGGGATGTGCTAAAACATAAAAGAATATATAAGCCATTTTCTAATGATAGAGAATATTACAAGGAAATGGCTGAAATAGCTCTTGAATTCAAAAACAATGAAATAGATGAAGATAAAAAATTCTTGGGAGTCGGTATTTCCATACCAGGGATTGTTGATACTAGAAATAAAAAAATCCAATTTTCACATGCTCTTAATTTCTCCAATATTGAAAGTGAAAGATTCTCTGAATTTATTCCTTATCCATGTATTTTAATTAATGATGCCAATGCCGCAGGATTTGCAGAAATGTATCATTATGATAAATGTTTCAACGCAGTATATCTTTCACTAAGTAATAGTGTAGGTGGTGCTATTATTGTTGAAAGACAATCATATTTGAGTGATAGTACTATTGCTGATAAATTATATCTAGGAGATAATTTGCGAGGAGGAGAATTCGGACATGTTACTTTAATACCAAATGGTAATAAATGTTACTGTGGTAAAAGAGGTTGTTTTGATGTTTATTGCTCTGCCAAAACATTATCCCAATATACAGATGGAAAACTTGAAAAATTCTTTCGAGAAATAGAACTCGGAAATAAAAATTTATTGAAAATATGGGAGAATTACATTTCATGTTTAGCAATAGGAATTAATAACTTGAGGATGATATTTGATTGTACAATAATCTTAGGAGGGTACGTAGGTAGTTATATTGAACCATATATTTCGAGAGTCAAAGAAGAAGTAGCCATACTGAATACTTTTGAAATGGATGCATCATACATTAAACCTTGCCGTTATAAAGTTGAAGCATCAGCACTTGGTGCAGCATTACAACATATTGAAGCGTTTCTTTGTACAGTTTAA
- a CDS encoding sugar ABC transporter substrate-binding protein, whose product MKETFKKTIMMLLILVLGVTMTVGCSKKEEKKDEEVIAQKEDDTQKNEDNEEDSGMVVGMTVQDLSNQIWSSSCEALKGLVEADGGKMTYLDCANNASKQIEQIENFIANDVDAIVVHPVDVNAVEQVLSEAREAGIKVYSWDENLENADIVWLIDNYELGKIIGQEAARWINDVHNGECEVAVLDYPQIPVLLERGNGIVDAIKEYAPKAKIVAKTSAINPTEGMAKMETIFQANPEVQVVCCIGGGGAVGANEAIKAAGKLTDKIGVFAADATEQEMEAIKNNEANRMSVLITGNGEAIANEIYGWLEKLVAGEDVEKEVYRNTIIVTAENVDDYCK is encoded by the coding sequence ATGAAAGAGACTTTTAAAAAAACTATTATGATGTTATTAATCCTAGTATTAGGAGTAACAATGACAGTGGGATGTAGTAAAAAAGAAGAAAAGAAAGATGAAGAAGTAATTGCACAAAAGGAAGATGATACACAAAAGAATGAAGATAATGAAGAAGATTCAGGTATGGTAGTTGGAATGACAGTTCAAGATTTAAGTAATCAGATATGGTCAAGCTCTTGTGAAGCGTTAAAAGGTTTAGTTGAAGCAGACGGTGGTAAGATGACATATCTCGATTGTGCTAACAATGCATCAAAGCAAATAGAACAAATAGAGAATTTTATTGCTAATGATGTTGATGCAATCGTTGTTCATCCTGTAGATGTCAATGCAGTTGAACAAGTTCTTTCAGAAGCTAGAGAAGCAGGTATAAAGGTTTACAGTTGGGATGAGAACTTAGAAAATGCAGATATCGTTTGGTTAATTGATAACTATGAGTTAGGTAAGATTATAGGACAAGAAGCTGCTAGATGGATAAATGATGTACATAATGGAGAATGTGAAGTTGCAGTATTGGATTATCCACAAATACCAGTTCTACTAGAAAGAGGGAATGGTATCGTTGATGCAATTAAAGAATATGCGCCAAAAGCTAAAATAGTAGCAAAAACAAGTGCTATTAATCCTACAGAGGGTATGGCAAAAATGGAAACAATTTTTCAAGCTAATCCAGAGGTACAAGTAGTATGTTGTATTGGAGGCGGTGGTGCAGTTGGTGCTAACGAAGCTATAAAAGCAGCAGGTAAATTGACAGATAAAATAGGTGTTTTTGCAGCTGATGCGACAGAGCAAGAAATGGAAGCTATTAAAAATAATGAGGCCAATAGAATGTCAGTACTTATTACTGGTAATGGTGAAGCTATTGCAAATGAAATCTATGGTTGGTTAGAAAAACTTGTTGCAGGTGAAGATGTGGAAAAAGAAGTATATCGTAATACTATAATTGTAACAGCAGAAAACGTTGACGATTATTGCAAATAA
- a CDS encoding sugar ABC transporter ATP-binding protein: protein MGITNTILELNNIVKTYPGVVALNDVTIKIKKGEVHALVGENGAGKSTLIKTCTGAVTPNKGQIIVDGKKFTSMTPKSAEENGIAVIYQEFNNVGELSVAENIFLGRAIRKKGLMINKKAMYEESKKIFEQFNININPNELVKNLTVGYQQIVEIAKAISQKAKILIMDEPSAPLTKSEVESMFAIVDKLKESGVTIIYISHRLDEIFRLTDRITVMRDGQKVKTINTRDTDVNELVKLMVGRELTETYPSRRLAVKDEILLDVKDVCGNGLKDISFQIKRGEVLGFAGLIGSGRTELAELVFGVKQKTQGEIIFMGKEISPRTPREAIDHGIALVPEDRKHQGALLDIDIKNNISMAILNRISKGSVVNKKDENKIADKYKKQLKIKTPSLEQLVKNLSGGNQQKVILAKWLATNPDLIILDEPTRGIDVGAKYEIYKLINSMVESGKTIWMISSEMEEIMGMSDRIIVLSEGKISGTLNKHDFSQETIMSLASSVKGE, encoded by the coding sequence ATGGGTATTACAAACACAATTTTAGAACTTAATAATATTGTAAAAACTTATCCAGGTGTAGTGGCTTTAAATGATGTGACTATTAAAATTAAAAAAGGTGAAGTTCATGCTTTGGTAGGAGAAAATGGTGCAGGTAAATCTACATTAATTAAAACATGTACAGGAGCAGTTACTCCGAATAAGGGGCAAATAATTGTGGATGGGAAAAAATTCACATCTATGACACCAAAATCAGCAGAAGAAAATGGTATTGCTGTTATATATCAAGAATTCAACAATGTAGGAGAATTATCTGTAGCCGAAAATATCTTTCTAGGTCGAGCTATTAGAAAAAAAGGATTGATGATTAATAAGAAAGCGATGTATGAAGAATCAAAAAAAATATTTGAACAGTTTAACATTAATATCAATCCAAATGAATTGGTGAAAAATCTGACAGTAGGATATCAACAGATTGTTGAAATTGCAAAAGCTATTTCTCAAAAAGCTAAAATATTAATTATGGATGAGCCATCAGCACCCTTAACTAAATCTGAAGTAGAGTCTATGTTTGCAATTGTTGATAAATTAAAAGAATCAGGTGTGACTATAATTTACATATCACATAGATTGGATGAAATTTTTAGATTGACAGATAGAATAACAGTTATGAGAGATGGGCAAAAAGTCAAAACGATAAATACAAGAGATACTGATGTTAACGAGCTTGTTAAATTAATGGTTGGTCGTGAATTAACAGAAACATATCCATCTCGTAGATTAGCAGTTAAAGATGAGATATTATTGGATGTTAAAGATGTTTGTGGAAATGGACTAAAGGACATTTCATTTCAAATAAAGCGTGGTGAGGTGTTAGGATTTGCGGGTTTAATCGGTTCAGGGAGAACAGAACTTGCAGAGCTAGTGTTTGGTGTTAAACAAAAAACACAAGGTGAAATAATTTTCATGGGCAAAGAGATATCACCTAGAACACCAAGAGAGGCAATAGATCACGGTATTGCTTTAGTTCCAGAAGATAGAAAACATCAAGGGGCATTGCTTGATATAGATATTAAAAACAATATTTCTATGGCTATTTTAAATAGAATATCAAAAGGGTCTGTTGTAAATAAGAAAGACGAGAACAAAATAGCTGATAAATACAAGAAACAATTGAAAATCAAGACTCCTAGTTTAGAACAACTAGTTAAAAATCTTAGTGGAGGTAATCAGCAAAAAGTTATTCTCGCCAAATGGCTAGCGACTAATCCTGACTTAATCATATTAGATGAGCCGACTAGAGGAATAGACGTAGGAGCTAAATATGAAATATATAAATTAATAAATTCAATGGTTGAATCAGGTAAAACCATTTGGATGATATCATCTGAAATGGAAGAAATTATGGGCATGTCGGATAGAATAATTGTTTTATCTGAAGGGAAAATCTCAGGAACATTAAATAAACATGATTTTAGTCAAGAAACTATCATGAGTCTTGCATCAAGTGTAAAAGGAGAGTAA
- a CDS encoding ABC transporter permease, which translates to MNFITVLKKFGIFVVLVVLIIFFSVTSKAFLNPSNLFNVARQVSMLGIAAVGMAFVLLLGGIDLSIGSQITLVNIVTAWLMVNAHMNPILASLISIVMSVLIGFFNGWIIANIKMPPLIVTMATMTIIEGVAYIICKGIPIFGFPKYFTKLGQGYVGPIPIPVIVMIIILAIGSYILNKTYFGRYFYAVGGNEEASKLSGINVKRVKYLVYSLSGLFAGIAGIVMLSRTNSGQVLAGKGFEFDVLTAVVLGGVSVNGGSGKIYNVIAGVLIIGVLSNGLVLLDVSQYVQMVTKGIVLLLAVGFDCMQKNGKMKAVTA; encoded by the coding sequence ATGAATTTTATAACTGTACTAAAGAAATTTGGAATCTTTGTAGTTCTAGTAGTGTTGATTATTTTTTTCAGTGTAACATCAAAGGCTTTTTTAAATCCATCCAATCTATTTAATGTTGCACGTCAGGTTTCTATGTTAGGAATTGCCGCTGTAGGAATGGCATTCGTGTTGTTGCTTGGAGGTATAGATCTTTCCATTGGCTCTCAGATTACACTAGTAAATATAGTAACAGCTTGGTTAATGGTTAATGCACATATGAATCCTATTTTAGCAAGTCTTATATCAATAGTTATGAGTGTATTGATTGGTTTCTTTAATGGATGGATAATAGCAAATATTAAAATGCCACCATTAATTGTCACTATGGCTACTATGACAATAATAGAAGGGGTTGCGTATATTATTTGTAAAGGAATTCCTATTTTTGGTTTCCCTAAGTATTTTACCAAATTAGGCCAAGGGTATGTGGGTCCTATTCCTATACCTGTCATAGTAATGATAATAATTTTGGCGATAGGTTCTTATATTCTAAACAAAACTTATTTTGGAAGATATTTTTATGCTGTTGGTGGTAATGAAGAAGCATCAAAACTATCAGGTATTAATGTTAAACGAGTTAAATATTTAGTGTATTCACTTTCTGGGCTTTTTGCAGGTATTGCAGGTATTGTTATGCTCTCTAGAACCAATTCTGGACAAGTTCTTGCTGGAAAAGGATTTGAATTTGATGTATTAACAGCGGTAGTTCTAGGAGGAGTTAGTGTTAATGGAGGAAGTGGAAAAATCTATAATGTAATTGCGGGTGTATTAATTATTGGTGTACTTAGTAACGGATTAGTATTACTTGATGTTAGTCAATATGTTCAAATGGTAACTAAAGGGATTGTATTATTGTTAGCAGTAGGGTTTGACTGTATGCAGAAAAATGGTAAAATGAAAGCTGTTACAGCTTAA
- a CDS encoding NAD(P)-dependent alcohol dehydrogenase: MNGKMKVAVMNKVGEMGYEERPIPKVKNKEVLVQLEYVGICGSDLHYYETGRIGDYIVKPPFVLGHEPGGVVVEIGKEVTNLKVGDRVALEPGKTCGKCEFCKTGRYNLCPDVIFFATPPYDGVFQEYVAHDADLCFKLPDNVSTLSGALIEPLAVGMHAASQGDAHVGQTAVVTGAGAIGLVSVLALKVRGVSNIIVVDIMQKRLDKALKLGATNIINASETDAVSKLMEITDGKGCDLVIETAGTEITTNQAIHMVKKGSNIVLVGYGKTGMMNLEMSLALDKEITFKTVFRYRHIYPMAIDAVASGKINLEDIVTDIFEFDDIQNAMDSSVKNKADIVKAVVRIK, encoded by the coding sequence ATGAATGGTAAAATGAAAGTTGCTGTAATGAATAAAGTTGGAGAAATGGGATATGAAGAACGTCCAATCCCTAAGGTGAAAAATAAGGAAGTATTGGTACAACTGGAATATGTGGGTATATGTGGTTCAGATCTGCATTATTATGAAACTGGACGTATTGGAGATTATATTGTAAAGCCACCTTTCGTATTAGGACATGAACCAGGTGGTGTTGTTGTTGAGATAGGAAAAGAAGTAACTAATCTTAAGGTAGGAGACCGTGTAGCCTTAGAACCAGGTAAGACATGTGGAAAATGTGAATTTTGTAAAACTGGAAGATATAATTTATGTCCTGATGTAATATTTTTTGCAACACCACCATATGATGGTGTTTTCCAAGAATATGTTGCTCATGATGCAGATCTATGCTTTAAGTTACCTGATAATGTGAGTACATTGTCAGGAGCATTAATCGAGCCATTGGCAGTGGGAATGCATGCTGCCAGTCAAGGAGATGCACATGTAGGTCAAACAGCAGTGGTTACAGGTGCTGGAGCTATAGGACTTGTGAGTGTGTTGGCTCTAAAAGTTAGAGGTGTGTCTAATATCATAGTTGTGGATATAATGCAAAAAAGATTAGATAAGGCACTTAAATTAGGAGCAACCAATATAATTAATGCATCAGAGACAGATGCTGTGTCCAAATTAATGGAAATTACAGATGGAAAAGGTTGCGATTTAGTAATAGAAACAGCAGGTACTGAGATTACTACCAACCAAGCAATACATATGGTCAAAAAAGGGTCAAACATAGTCTTAGTAGGATATGGAAAAACAGGTATGATGAATTTAGAGATGAGCTTGGCATTAGATAAGGAAATAACATTCAAGACAGTTTTTCGTTATCGTCATATTTATCCTATGGCAATTGACGCAGTAGCTAGTGGCAAAATAAATCTTGAGGATATAGTTACAGATATATTTGAATTTGACGATATACAAAATGCAATGGATAGTAGTGTTAAGAATAAGGCCGATATCGTTAAGGCTGTAGTTCGTATTAAGTAG
- a CDS encoding carbohydrate kinase family protein: MYDVVAMGELLIDFTPIKKESDKAPTFEQNPGGAPANVLAMNSILGGKTGFIGKVGDDEFGHFLKKVIEDVNINASGLVMAEDVHTTLAFVHLSDNGERSFSFYRKPGADMMLEEKEIKKELIDNCNIFHFGSVSLTDEPCRSTTISAVKYAKCKGKIISYDPNYRKAIWNTPENARKEILEVMPLADIVKISYEEMEFLFGITDINEGIEKIKRMGVSLVLISMGDKGAYYSNENATGLVEAFKMDSIDTTGAGDAFLGAIHYKIRSKSLHDIQKMEKDEMEQILLFANAAGGITTLKKGAIPAMPNEDQINETV; this comes from the coding sequence ATGTATGATGTAGTTGCTATGGGAGAACTTCTTATAGACTTTACTCCAATTAAAAAAGAAAGCGATAAAGCTCCTACTTTTGAACAAAATCCAGGAGGAGCTCCTGCTAATGTATTGGCTATGAATTCTATACTTGGTGGGAAAACTGGATTTATTGGAAAAGTAGGAGATGATGAGTTCGGACATTTTCTAAAGAAAGTGATAGAAGATGTCAATATCAATGCCAGTGGACTTGTTATGGCAGAAGATGTACATACTACATTGGCTTTTGTCCACCTAAGTGACAATGGAGAACGTTCATTTAGTTTTTATAGAAAACCAGGTGCCGATATGATGCTTGAAGAAAAAGAGATCAAGAAAGAATTAATAGATAATTGCAATATATTTCATTTCGGTTCAGTATCTTTGACAGATGAGCCTTGCAGGAGTACGACTATTTCAGCAGTTAAATATGCAAAATGTAAGGGTAAGATCATAAGCTATGATCCCAATTATAGAAAAGCGATTTGGAATACTCCTGAGAATGCTAGAAAAGAGATTTTAGAAGTAATGCCATTAGCTGATATAGTAAAAATATCTTATGAGGAAATGGAATTCCTTTTTGGTATAACAGATATCAATGAAGGTATAGAAAAGATTAAAAGAATGGGTGTTTCACTTGTCTTGATATCTATGGGAGATAAAGGTGCTTATTATTCAAATGAAAATGCTACAGGATTAGTTGAAGCATTTAAGATGGATTCTATTGATACAACTGGGGCTGGTGATGCTTTCTTAGGGGCAATACATTATAAAATCAGGTCAAAAAGCCTACATGATATTCAAAAGATGGAAAAAGATGAAATGGAACAGATTCTATTATTTGCCAATGCAGCAGGAGGAATTACAACTTTGAAAAAAGGTGCAATACCTGCTATGCCTAATGAGGACCAGATTAATGAAACTGTATAA
- a CDS encoding metal-dependent transcriptional regulator produces the protein MLNRGEQDYIKVIFMLEDKNEDEYLNNNELVKTLGHTPQTVNETIKKLVNKKLVEYVPYKGTKLTDEGRDIGTRLIRIHRLWEYFLFEKLGYTWEQVHAEAEKLEHATSFLLEERLYKFLGEPKQCPHGSYIPRLKETIGNKNDN, from the coding sequence ATGTTAAATAGAGGAGAACAAGATTATATAAAAGTAATATTCATGTTAGAAGATAAAAATGAAGATGAGTACCTAAATAATAATGAACTTGTAAAAACATTAGGGCATACGCCACAAACAGTAAATGAAACAATAAAAAAGTTAGTAAATAAAAAGTTAGTAGAATATGTTCCTTATAAAGGTACTAAATTGACTGATGAGGGTAGAGACATAGGTACCAGATTAATAAGAATCCATAGACTCTGGGAATATTTTCTATTTGAGAAATTAGGATATACTTGGGAACAGGTACATGCAGAAGCAGAAAAATTAGAGCATGCTACTTCATTTTTATTAGAAGAAAGACTTTATAAATTTTTAGGAGAGCCGAAACAATGTCCCCATGGAAGTTATATACCTAGACTTAAAGAAACAATCGGGAACAAAAATGATAATTAA
- a CDS encoding metal ABC transporter solute-binding protein, Zn/Mn family: MKKNLFIMLLVIISAIGLSGCGNSKKVTKIDGKYNIVATTTMIADLVKIIGGDSVSVQGLMGPGVDPHLYKASAGDVSLMQNADMVIYNGLHLEGKMGEIFQNINDNEKLVIKISSGINEENLIISEDDLHDPHIWFNVLLWKDAAKVVKDGLIELDNMNEETYTNNYEEYMVELDELHEYVKSRVDELPEDKRILITAHDAFEYFGSTYGFKVKGLQGISTASEAGTGDVRELADFIVEHEIGAIFIESSVPKKNVEALQEAVEARDFQVEIGGELFSDSLGSEGTEAETYIGTVKSNVNTIIDALK; this comes from the coding sequence ATGAAAAAAAATTTATTTATTATGTTATTGGTTATTATTTCAGCTATTGGATTAAGCGGTTGTGGTAACAGTAAAAAAGTAACTAAAATTGACGGTAAATATAACATAGTGGCTACAACTACTATGATTGCGGATTTAGTCAAGATAATTGGTGGTGATAGCGTATCAGTTCAAGGATTAATGGGACCAGGAGTTGACCCTCATTTATATAAAGCTAGTGCTGGTGATGTATCATTGATGCAGAATGCAGATATGGTCATATATAATGGTCTACACCTTGAAGGTAAAATGGGTGAAATATTTCAGAATATCAATGATAATGAAAAATTAGTTATCAAGATATCTTCTGGAATAAATGAGGAGAATTTAATTATAAGTGAAGATGATTTACATGATCCACATATCTGGTTTAATGTTTTATTATGGAAAGATGCTGCAAAGGTAGTTAAAGATGGACTTATTGAGTTAGATAATATGAATGAAGAAACATACACGAATAACTACGAAGAATATATGGTTGAACTTGACGAATTACATGAATATGTTAAATCAAGAGTTGATGAGTTACCAGAAGACAAGCGAATTCTAATTACTGCTCATGATGCATTTGAATATTTTGGTAGTACTTATGGCTTTAAGGTCAAGGGATTACAAGGGATATCAACAGCTTCAGAAGCTGGTACAGGTGATGTAAGAGAATTAGCAGATTTTATTGTAGAACATGAAATAGGTGCTATCTTTATTGAATCTTCAGTTCCTAAGAAAAATGTTGAGGCTTTACAAGAAGCCGTAGAAGCTAGAGATTTTCAAGTTGAAATCGGCGGAGAACTTTTCTCTGATTCATTAGGAAGTGAAGGAACAGAAGCTGAAACTTATATAGGAACAGTTAAAAGTAATGTAAATACTATAATTGATGCATTAAAATAA
- a CDS encoding metal ABC transporter ATP-binding protein has translation MVNSDNYVIEVEDMTVAYQIKPVLWDIDLRIPKGVLMAIIGPNGAGKSTLIKAMLDLIKPVSGSTIFNGHSYKHQRKNIGYVPQRGSVDWDFPTTVLDVVLMGRYGYIGWIKRPGKKEKKLAMEALTKVGMQEFANRQISQLSGGQQQRVFLARAIVQNADIYFMDEPFQGVDAKTERAIVDILKDMRKQGKTVIVVHHDLQTVKEYFDWVTLLNIQLIACGPISEVFTEENLIKTYRSTGKLLKGR, from the coding sequence ATGGTTAATTCAGATAATTATGTAATAGAAGTGGAAGATATGACAGTTGCATATCAAATAAAGCCAGTGCTTTGGGATATTGACCTAAGGATTCCAAAAGGTGTACTAATGGCTATAATTGGACCTAATGGTGCAGGTAAATCTACATTGATTAAGGCTATGCTTGATTTAATAAAACCTGTTTCTGGTAGTACTATTTTTAATGGACACTCTTATAAACATCAGAGAAAAAATATAGGCTATGTACCACAAAGAGGTAGTGTGGATTGGGATTTTCCTACAACTGTTTTAGATGTAGTCTTGATGGGAAGATATGGTTATATAGGCTGGATTAAAAGACCTGGCAAAAAAGAAAAAAAATTAGCTATGGAAGCCTTAACTAAGGTAGGGATGCAAGAGTTTGCTAATAGGCAAATAAGTCAATTATCAGGTGGACAACAACAACGTGTTTTCCTTGCTAGAGCAATTGTTCAGAATGCAGATATTTATTTTATGGATGAACCATTTCAAGGTGTAGATGCAAAGACTGAGAGAGCCATTGTTGATATTCTAAAAGATATGAGAAAGCAAGGAAAAACAGTAATAGTTGTTCATCATGATTTACAAACAGTAAAAGAATATTTTGATTGGGTAACTCTTCTAAATATCCAATTAATAGCATGTGGACCAATTTCGGAAGTTTTTACAGAAGAAAATCTAATAAAAACATATCGTAGTACTGGCAAATTGTTAAAAGGCAGGTAA
- a CDS encoding metal ABC transporter permease, protein MVDFKMIFTDYTLQIVSLGSALLGIISGIVGSFAVLKKQSLLGDAVSHAALPGITIAFILTGSKSTVILLIGALITGLLATWIVGFINKHSRIKFDSALALILSVFFGIGLTLLTYIQKIPNANQAGLENFIFGQASTLLSRDVKIIFIVGIVVIALVIIFWKELKIITFDYEFARSIGFSTKKLDFLLAGLIVTTIIIGLQTVGVILMSAMLVAPGVAARQWTNKLSIMVILASAFGAISGVLGTIISSSIENMPTGPSIVLVISLIVIVSIFLAPNRGLVWKKIRDYNNKNSCMFVKGE, encoded by the coding sequence ATGGTTGATTTTAAAATGATATTTACAGATTACACATTACAAATAGTTTCATTGGGTTCTGCGCTTCTTGGAATAATTAGCGGAATAGTGGGTAGCTTTGCAGTACTGAAAAAGCAAAGTTTATTAGGGGATGCAGTATCGCACGCAGCATTACCAGGGATTACCATTGCATTTATACTTACTGGAAGTAAAAGTACGGTGATTCTCTTAATAGGAGCATTAATAACTGGATTATTAGCTACATGGATAGTTGGATTTATCAATAAACATTCTAGAATAAAATTTGATTCAGCTCTAGCACTTATTTTATCAGTTTTTTTTGGTATTGGACTTACACTATTGACATATATACAAAAGATTCCAAATGCGAATCAAGCAGGTTTAGAAAATTTTATTTTTGGGCAGGCTTCGACGTTACTTAGCAGGGATGTCAAGATAATATTTATTGTTGGTATAGTAGTTATTGCATTGGTAATTATATTCTGGAAAGAGTTAAAAATAATAACTTTTGATTATGAGTTTGCAAGAAGTATCGGATTTTCTACTAAAAAATTAGATTTTTTGTTAGCTGGTTTGATAGTAACAACAATAATCATTGGACTACAAACTGTAGGTGTAATCCTAATGAGTGCAATGTTGGTAGCACCAGGTGTAGCAGCAAGACAGTGGACAAATAAACTTTCTATAATGGTTATACTTGCTTCTGCTTTCGGAGCAATTAGTGGAGTTTTAGGAACTATTATTAGTTCGTCAATTGAAAATATGCCTACAGGTCCTTCTATAGTTCTTGTTATAAGCTTAATAGTGATAGTTAGCATATTTCTTGCACCTAATAGAGGTTTGGTATGGAAAAAAATTAGAGATTATAACAACAAAAATAGTTGTATGTTTGTTAAGGGGGAATAG